The Amycolatopsis viridis genome window below encodes:
- a CDS encoding FAD-dependent oxidoreductase: MTGEPDYDVVVIGSGFGGSVSALRLTEKGYRVGVLEAGRRFADHEFAKTSWRLRRYLWAPALGCFGIQRLTLLRDTFILSGAGVGGGSLVYANTLYEPPAAFYADRQWAHITDWRAELAPYYDQARRMLGVTAYPGTTRADRVLREVAGDMGIAHTVRPAPVGVLFATGGRRPGQEVPDPFFGGAGPVRRTCTHCGQCMTGCRHGAKNTLVKNYLHLAELAGARVHPLTTVVDVRPRPGGGYEVGTVRTGARRHRRTFTCEQVVFAASALGTQRLLHRLRDRGALPELSPRLGHLSRTNSEAILAVRSRDRHADYTDGVAITSSMHPDDVTHIEPVRYGKGSNLMSLLATVLVDGTGGTGGQRRWVRGLRELARHWRELPRLHNPRRWSEQMVGLLVMQSVDNSVTTYTRRGLFGRRMTTRQGDGAPNPAWIPHGHEVARRVAEKIDGVPQGAWTDFANIPLTGHFIGGCPIGDSPRTGVVDPYQRLYGHPGLHVVDGSAITANLGVNPSLTITAQAERALALWPNKGEADRRPPLGEPYVRLAPVAPRTPVVPAAAPGALRLPVTPI, encoded by the coding sequence ATGACCGGCGAGCCGGACTACGACGTGGTGGTGATCGGCTCGGGGTTCGGGGGCAGCGTCAGCGCGCTGCGCCTGACCGAGAAGGGCTACCGGGTGGGGGTGCTGGAGGCGGGCCGGCGGTTCGCCGACCACGAGTTCGCCAAGACGTCCTGGCGGCTGCGCCGGTACCTGTGGGCTCCGGCGCTGGGCTGCTTCGGCATCCAGCGGCTGACGTTGCTGCGCGACACCTTCATCCTGAGCGGTGCCGGGGTCGGCGGCGGCTCACTGGTCTACGCCAACACCCTCTACGAGCCGCCGGCGGCGTTCTACGCGGACCGCCAGTGGGCGCACATCACCGACTGGCGCGCGGAGCTGGCGCCCTACTACGACCAGGCCAGGCGGATGCTCGGCGTCACCGCCTACCCCGGCACCACGCGGGCCGACCGGGTGCTGCGCGAGGTGGCCGGGGACATGGGCATCGCGCACACGGTGCGGCCCGCCCCGGTCGGGGTGCTGTTCGCCACCGGCGGCCGGCGGCCCGGCCAGGAGGTGCCGGACCCGTTCTTCGGCGGCGCCGGTCCCGTGCGGCGGACGTGCACGCACTGCGGCCAGTGCATGACCGGCTGCCGGCACGGCGCGAAGAACACCCTGGTCAAGAACTACCTGCACCTCGCCGAGCTGGCCGGGGCTCGCGTGCACCCGCTGACCACGGTGGTGGACGTCCGCCCGCGGCCCGGCGGCGGGTACGAGGTCGGCACGGTCCGCACCGGGGCGCGCCGGCACCGCCGGACGTTCACCTGCGAGCAGGTGGTGTTCGCCGCGTCCGCGCTGGGCACGCAGCGGCTGCTGCACCGGCTGCGCGACCGGGGCGCACTGCCGGAGCTGTCGCCCCGGCTGGGGCACCTGTCGCGCACGAACTCGGAGGCGATCCTCGCGGTGCGGTCGCGGGACCGGCACGCCGACTACACCGACGGCGTGGCGATCACCTCGTCGATGCACCCCGACGACGTCACCCACATCGAACCCGTGCGCTACGGCAAGGGCAGCAACCTGATGAGCCTGCTCGCCACCGTGCTCGTCGACGGCACCGGCGGCACCGGGGGGCAGCGGCGGTGGGTGCGGGGCCTGCGGGAACTGGCCCGGCACTGGCGCGAGCTGCCGCGCCTGCACAACCCGCGCCGGTGGTCGGAGCAGATGGTCGGCCTGCTGGTGATGCAGAGCGTGGACAACTCCGTCACCACCTACACCCGGCGGGGGCTCTTCGGCCGCCGGATGACCACCCGGCAGGGCGACGGCGCGCCGAACCCGGCGTGGATCCCGCACGGCCACGAGGTGGCCCGCCGCGTGGCGGAGAAGATCGACGGCGTGCCCCAGGGCGCCTGGACCGACTTCGCGAACATCCCGCTCACCGGGCACTTCATCGGTGGCTGCCCGATCGGGGACTCGCCGCGGACCGGTGTGGTGGACCCCTACCAGCGCCTCTACGGCCATCCCGGCCTGCACGTGGTGGACGGCTCGGCGATCACGGCGAACCTCGGCGTGAACCCGTCGCTGACGATCACCGCCCAGGCCGAGCGCGCGCTCGCGCTGTGGCCCAACAAGGGCGAGGCCGACCGGCGTCCGCCGCTGGGGGAGCCCTACGTCCGGCTGGCCCCGGTCGCCCCGCGCACCCCTGTCGTCCCGGCGGCCGCGCCCGGTGCGTTGCGCCTGCCCGTCACCCCGATCTGA
- a CDS encoding acetoacetate decarboxylase family protein → MAEPAGYPPEPWHLRGRMHGSLWCVPAAELPTLPPGVRPLTVAGRAFVIAAWVDYQPPGVLSYRELMVTVAVRDLPSVTIPHIWVDSPVSLAGGRALWHIPKELAEFTLADEPEFTATAHADGSLLAGAEFTRLRTVPVRLPLAFSVLQRGPRRSRVRVTARLGVARAAWRVGAGGPLAFLAGRRPVISLVARDFRMRFGGT, encoded by the coding sequence ATGGCTGAACCGGCCGGATACCCGCCCGAACCCTGGCACCTGCGCGGCCGGATGCACGGCTCCCTCTGGTGCGTCCCCGCCGCCGAACTGCCCACGCTGCCGCCCGGGGTGCGCCCGCTGACCGTCGCGGGGCGCGCGTTCGTGATCGCCGCGTGGGTCGACTACCAGCCACCCGGGGTGCTGTCCTACCGCGAGCTGATGGTCACCGTGGCGGTGCGTGACCTGCCGTCGGTGACGATTCCGCACATCTGGGTGGACAGCCCGGTGTCCCTGGCCGGCGGCCGGGCCCTGTGGCACATCCCGAAGGAGCTCGCCGAGTTCACGCTGGCCGACGAGCCGGAGTTCACCGCAACGGCCCACGCGGACGGGAGCCTGCTGGCGGGCGCGGAGTTCACGCGCCTCCGCACGGTGCCCGTCCGGCTTCCCCTGGCGTTCTCCGTGCTGCAACGCGGTCCCCGGCGCAGCCGGGTCCGGGTGACCGCCCGGCTGGGGGTGGCGCGTGCGGCGTGGCGGGTCGGTGCGGGCGGTCCACTGGCGTTCCTGGCCGGGCGCCGGCCGGTGATCAGCCTGGTCGCCCGCGACTTCCGGATGCGCTTCGGCGGCACCTGA
- a CDS encoding antibiotic biosynthesis monooxygenase family protein: MVENGVTFINVIELPADEVDAFVEQWRERAKLMRDAPGFRDSRLHRAQLPDTRFQLVNVAHWDSAEAWEAATGQPGFRAAMRGVPGVVSPNPALYDVVVEFERP, encoded by the coding sequence ATGGTTGAAAACGGGGTCACCTTCATCAACGTCATCGAGCTGCCCGCCGACGAGGTGGACGCGTTCGTCGAGCAGTGGCGGGAACGCGCGAAGCTCATGCGGGACGCGCCGGGATTCCGGGACTCGCGGTTGCACCGGGCCCAGCTCCCGGACACCCGCTTCCAGCTCGTCAACGTCGCCCACTGGGACAGTGCCGAGGCGTGGGAAGCCGCCACCGGCCAACCCGGCTTCCGGGCGGCGATGCGCGGAGTGCCGGGCGTCGTGTCCCCGAACCCGGCCCTCTACGACGTCGTGGTGGAGTTCGAACGACCCTGA
- a CDS encoding response regulator yields MVRVFLVDDHEVVRRGVADVVRAEADLEVAGEASTAGEALARIPAVRPDVAVLDLRLPDGNGIELCRELCSRMPELRCLMLTSYTDEQAMLDAILAGARGYVVKDVRGMELVSAVRQVGAGKSLLDNRAAAALMARLRNEPAVPRAVAGLSDRERALLDLIGEGLTNRQIAERMFLAEKTVKNYVSRLLHKLGMQRRTQAAVLATSLRREVPGRR; encoded by the coding sequence ATGGTCCGGGTGTTCCTCGTCGACGACCACGAGGTGGTCCGGCGCGGCGTCGCTGACGTCGTGCGGGCGGAGGCGGACCTGGAGGTGGCGGGCGAGGCGTCGACGGCGGGGGAGGCGCTGGCCCGCATCCCGGCGGTACGGCCCGACGTGGCGGTGCTCGACCTGCGGCTGCCGGACGGCAACGGCATCGAACTGTGCCGGGAGCTGTGTTCCCGCATGCCGGAGCTCCGGTGCCTGATGCTGACCTCCTACACCGACGAGCAGGCCATGCTCGACGCCATCCTCGCCGGTGCGCGCGGGTACGTCGTCAAGGACGTGCGCGGCATGGAGCTGGTGTCCGCGGTGCGCCAGGTCGGCGCCGGGAAGTCCCTGCTGGACAACCGGGCCGCCGCGGCGCTGATGGCCCGGCTGCGGAACGAGCCCGCCGTGCCGCGGGCCGTGGCCGGGTTGTCGGACCGGGAACGCGCGCTGCTCGACCTGATCGGGGAAGGCCTGACCAACCGGCAGATCGCCGAGCGGATGTTCCTGGCCGAGAAGACCGTGAAGAACTACGTTTCCCGGTTGCTGCACAAGCTGGGGATGCAGCGGCGCACACAGGCGGCGGTGCTGGCCACGAGCCTGCGCCGGGAAGTGCCGGGCCGCCGCTGA
- a CDS encoding aldo/keto reductase, with amino-acid sequence MTTIPTVDLNNGVAMPRVGFGVFQVPAEETTQAVATALEAGYRSIDTATAYGNEAAVGRALHQSGLPRAELFVTTKLWNSDQGYDETLRAFDRSLADLGLDHLDLYLIHWPVPDADRYVDTWRALEKVHAEGRVRAIGVSNFQPHHLDRLAQESDIVPAVNQIELHPYLQQTELRAYHAAHGIVTEAWSPLAKGGELLAEPAVTAIAGKHGRTPAQIVLRWHLQLGNVVIPKSVTPSRVRENLDLFGFELDDGDLAELAKLEKGLRTGPDPDTFNMR; translated from the coding sequence ATGACCACCATTCCCACGGTCGATCTGAACAACGGCGTGGCCATGCCGCGGGTGGGCTTCGGGGTCTTCCAGGTCCCCGCCGAGGAGACCACCCAGGCCGTCGCCACCGCGCTGGAGGCCGGCTACCGCAGCATTGACACCGCCACCGCCTACGGCAACGAGGCCGCGGTCGGGCGGGCCCTGCACCAGTCCGGCCTCCCGCGTGCGGAGCTGTTCGTCACCACCAAGCTGTGGAACTCCGACCAGGGCTACGACGAGACCCTGCGGGCGTTCGACCGGAGCCTGGCCGACCTCGGCCTGGACCACCTGGACCTCTACCTGATCCACTGGCCGGTCCCCGACGCCGACCGCTACGTCGACACCTGGCGTGCGCTGGAGAAGGTGCACGCCGAGGGGCGTGTCCGCGCGATCGGCGTGTCCAACTTCCAGCCGCACCACCTGGACCGGCTGGCGCAGGAGAGCGACATCGTGCCCGCGGTCAACCAAATCGAGCTGCACCCCTACCTGCAGCAGACGGAGCTGCGGGCCTACCACGCCGCCCACGGCATCGTCACCGAGGCGTGGAGCCCCCTGGCGAAAGGCGGCGAGCTGCTCGCCGAGCCGGCCGTGACCGCGATCGCGGGTAAGCACGGCCGCACCCCGGCGCAGATCGTGCTGCGCTGGCACCTGCAGCTGGGCAACGTGGTCATCCCGAAATCGGTGACGCCCTCCCGCGTCCGGGAAAACCTCGACCTGTTCGGCTTCGAGCTGGACGACGGCGACCTCGCCGAGCTGGCGAAGCTGGAGAAGGGCCTGCGCACCGGTCCCGACCCGGACACCTTCAACATGCGCTGA
- a CDS encoding MFS transporter has product MPVALLALAIAAFGIGTTEFVIMGLLPDVATDLGVSVPTAGLLISGYALGVVVGAPLLTALGSKVPRKTVLTGLLVLFIAGNLVSALAPGYGLLMTGRVVAALSHGAFFGVGSVVAASLVPTSRQASAIAIMFTGLTVANVLGVPAGTALGQQFGWRSTFWAVTVLGVIALIGVVALVPSRPVDEDHSLRSELAVFRRPQVWLALAMTALGFGGMFAAFSYIAPMMTEVAGFSSGAVAWLLVLFGGGLVVGNLIGGRTADRALMPSLYVSLAVLAAVLVVFVFTAHAQLPAAVTIAVFGAAGFAAVPPLQARVMAKAGDAPALASAANIAAFNLGNAGGSWLGGLAIAHGLGYTAPNWIGAVLAAAGLGVALLSGALDRRPAPRTEPEIPALH; this is encoded by the coding sequence ATGCCTGTCGCCCTGCTCGCGCTGGCCATCGCCGCCTTCGGCATCGGCACCACGGAGTTCGTGATCATGGGCCTGCTGCCCGACGTCGCCACGGACCTCGGGGTCTCCGTGCCCACGGCCGGGCTCCTGATCTCCGGATACGCCCTCGGCGTCGTGGTCGGCGCTCCCCTGCTCACCGCGCTGGGCTCGAAGGTCCCGCGCAAGACGGTGCTGACCGGCCTGCTGGTGCTGTTCATCGCCGGCAACCTCGTCTCCGCCCTGGCGCCCGGCTACGGTCTGCTCATGACCGGCCGGGTGGTCGCCGCCCTCTCCCACGGCGCGTTCTTCGGCGTCGGGTCGGTCGTCGCCGCGTCGCTCGTACCCACATCGCGCCAGGCCAGCGCGATCGCGATCATGTTCACCGGCCTGACCGTCGCCAACGTCCTGGGCGTGCCCGCCGGCACCGCCCTGGGCCAGCAGTTCGGCTGGCGCTCGACGTTCTGGGCCGTGACCGTCCTCGGCGTGATCGCGCTGATCGGCGTCGTCGCGCTGGTCCCCAGCCGTCCGGTCGACGAGGACCACAGCCTGCGCTCCGAGCTGGCGGTGTTCCGCCGCCCCCAGGTGTGGCTCGCGCTGGCGATGACCGCACTCGGCTTCGGTGGCATGTTCGCGGCGTTCAGCTACATCGCGCCGATGATGACCGAGGTCGCCGGGTTCTCCTCCGGTGCAGTGGCGTGGCTGCTCGTCCTGTTTGGCGGGGGCCTGGTCGTGGGCAACCTGATCGGGGGCAGGACCGCGGACCGCGCGCTCATGCCGAGCCTGTACGTCAGCCTGGCGGTGCTGGCCGCCGTGCTCGTCGTGTTCGTGTTCACCGCCCACGCCCAGCTGCCCGCCGCCGTGACGATCGCGGTGTTCGGCGCCGCCGGGTTCGCGGCCGTGCCGCCGCTGCAGGCCCGGGTGATGGCCAAGGCCGGGGACGCACCGGCCCTGGCGTCGGCCGCGAACATCGCGGCGTTCAACCTCGGCAACGCGGGTGGCTCGTGGCTCGGCGGGCTCGCGATCGCCCACGGCCTCGGCTACACGGCGCCGAACTGGATCGGCGCGGTACTGGCCGCGGCCGGGCTCGGTGTCGCGCTGCTCTCCGGCGCGCTCGACCGGCGCCCGGCGCCCCGGACGGAGCCGGAGATCCCGGCCCTCCACTGA
- a CDS encoding haloacid dehalogenase type II, protein MGDLDGIRVIACDIFGTTVDWYRGVRDQVAEVFGAAGVELDAGGFASAWRAEYLPSMRRVQDGSRGWAVLDTLHRESLDALLEEHGVALGEEDRARLVRAWHRLPAWPDSVAGLARLRSRFVVAALSNGGFALMTHLIKDAALPFDCVLSAELARTYKPAPEVYHTAAALLDVAPHEMLMVAAHGWDLAGARAAGLRTAFLERPEEKGPHQAADRPGDVPADLVVSSFPELATTLGC, encoded by the coding sequence ATGGGCGACCTCGACGGCATCCGTGTCATCGCGTGCGACATCTTCGGCACCACCGTGGACTGGTACCGCGGGGTGCGCGACCAGGTGGCCGAGGTGTTCGGCGCGGCCGGGGTGGAGCTGGACGCGGGTGGGTTCGCCTCGGCGTGGCGCGCGGAGTACCTGCCCTCGATGCGGCGCGTGCAGGACGGCTCGCGCGGCTGGGCCGTGCTGGACACCCTGCACCGCGAGTCCCTGGACGCGCTGCTCGAGGAGCACGGCGTCGCGCTGGGCGAGGAGGACCGCGCCCGGCTCGTGCGCGCCTGGCACCGGCTGCCGGCCTGGCCCGACTCCGTCGCGGGCCTGGCGCGGCTGCGGTCGCGGTTCGTGGTGGCGGCCCTGTCCAACGGCGGGTTCGCCCTGATGACCCACCTGATCAAGGATGCGGCGCTGCCGTTCGACTGCGTCCTGTCGGCGGAGCTGGCGCGTACCTACAAGCCCGCCCCGGAGGTCTACCACACGGCGGCCGCCCTCCTGGACGTCGCGCCGCACGAGATGCTGATGGTCGCGGCGCACGGGTGGGACCTCGCCGGTGCGCGCGCCGCGGGGCTGCGCACCGCGTTCCTGGAACGGCCGGAGGAGAAGGGCCCGCACCAGGCCGCGGACCGGCCAGGCGATGTCCCGGCCGATCTGGTCGTGTCGAGCTTCCCGGAGCTGGCGACCACGCTCGGCTGCTGA
- a CDS encoding NAD(+) synthase produces the protein MTSAQDHDFTSLYRHGFVRVAAAVPEVRVADPEFNCDATLTLARRAAADGVAITVFPELGFSSYTADDLFHQNALQAAVDDAVARFVQESAELPGVFAIGAPQRIDGRLFNCGILVHRGQVLGAVPKSYVPGYREFYEKRQFVAGRDAVSERVRIAGQDVPFGSDLLFAAPNVPGLVFHAEICEDGWVPVTPSGFGALAGATVLLNLSASNIVIGKAGYRRTLCTGHSARFLAAYIYSAAGPGESTTDLAWDGQAVIAENGSLLAEGERFASDQLVTADVDLERLAADRLRLTSFSDNAHDHRERLKRFRRVDFELDLPPGPVQLRREIQRFPYVPANTADRNERCREVHHIQVQGLAQRLAATGIEKVVIGVSGGLDSTQALIIAAQSMDKLGLPRENVLAYTMPGFATSNHTLTNAHKLMKALGTSAHEIDIRPSARQMLADLGHPAADGSPVYDVTFENVQAGERTSHLFRLANHHGALVVGTGDLSEQALGWATYGVGDQMSHYNVNASVPKTLIRYLIAWEVETERLGAGADEVLRSILATEISPELVPGEGPDAGPAQSSEAKVGPYELQDFHLYYLLRFGYRPSRIAYLAQHAWGDAGTGAWPDLVPESERNSYDLPTIKKWLREFLWRFIQTSQFKRSAMPNGPKVGSGGSLSPRGDWRAPSDASARAWLDELEANVPG, from the coding sequence GTGACATCAGCGCAGGACCACGACTTCACCTCCCTCTACCGGCACGGGTTCGTGCGGGTGGCCGCCGCGGTGCCCGAGGTCCGGGTGGCCGATCCCGAGTTCAACTGCGACGCCACGCTGACGCTGGCCCGCCGCGCCGCCGCGGACGGCGTCGCCATCACCGTCTTCCCCGAGCTGGGTTTCTCCTCCTACACCGCCGACGACCTGTTCCACCAGAACGCGCTGCAGGCGGCGGTGGACGACGCGGTGGCGCGGTTCGTGCAGGAGTCCGCGGAGCTGCCGGGCGTGTTCGCGATCGGGGCGCCGCAGCGGATCGACGGGCGGCTGTTCAACTGCGGCATCCTGGTGCACCGGGGCCAGGTGCTCGGCGCGGTGCCCAAGAGCTACGTGCCGGGCTACCGCGAGTTCTACGAGAAGCGGCAGTTCGTGGCCGGCCGGGACGCGGTGTCGGAGCGGGTCCGCATCGCCGGGCAGGACGTGCCGTTCGGCAGCGACCTGCTCTTCGCCGCGCCGAACGTGCCGGGCCTGGTGTTCCACGCCGAGATCTGCGAGGACGGCTGGGTGCCGGTGACGCCGAGCGGGTTCGGTGCGCTCGCCGGGGCGACGGTGCTGCTGAACCTGTCCGCGAGCAACATCGTGATTGGGAAGGCCGGCTACCGCCGCACGCTGTGCACCGGGCACTCCGCGCGGTTCCTCGCCGCCTACATCTACTCGGCGGCCGGGCCGGGGGAGTCCACCACGGACCTCGCCTGGGACGGACAGGCGGTGATCGCCGAGAACGGCTCACTGCTGGCCGAGGGGGAGCGGTTCGCCTCCGACCAGCTGGTGACCGCCGACGTCGACCTGGAGCGGCTGGCCGCCGACCGGCTGCGGCTGACCAGCTTCAGCGACAACGCGCACGACCACCGGGAGCGGCTCAAGCGGTTCCGCCGGGTGGACTTCGAACTGGACCTGCCGCCCGGGCCGGTGCAGCTGCGCCGCGAGATCCAGCGCTTCCCCTACGTGCCGGCGAACACCGCCGACCGCAACGAGCGGTGCCGCGAGGTCCACCACATCCAGGTGCAGGGGCTGGCGCAGCGGCTCGCCGCGACCGGGATCGAGAAGGTCGTCATCGGCGTTTCCGGCGGCCTGGACTCGACGCAGGCGCTGATCATCGCCGCGCAGAGCATGGACAAGCTGGGCCTGCCGCGGGAGAACGTGCTGGCCTACACGATGCCCGGTTTCGCGACCAGCAACCACACCCTGACCAACGCGCACAAGCTGATGAAGGCGCTGGGCACGTCGGCGCACGAGATCGACATCCGGCCCTCGGCGCGGCAGATGCTGGCCGACCTCGGGCACCCGGCCGCGGACGGCTCGCCGGTGTACGACGTGACCTTCGAGAACGTGCAGGCGGGGGAGCGGACCTCGCACCTGTTCCGGCTGGCCAACCACCACGGCGCGCTCGTCGTCGGCACCGGCGACCTGAGCGAGCAGGCGCTGGGCTGGGCCACTTACGGCGTGGGCGACCAGATGTCGCACTACAACGTCAACGCGTCGGTGCCCAAGACGCTGATCCGGTACCTGATCGCGTGGGAGGTGGAGACCGAGCGGCTGGGGGCGGGCGCCGACGAGGTGCTGCGCTCGATCCTGGCCACGGAGATCTCGCCGGAGCTGGTGCCGGGCGAGGGGCCGGACGCGGGTCCGGCGCAGAGCTCCGAGGCGAAGGTCGGCCCCTACGAGCTGCAGGACTTCCACCTGTACTACCTGCTCCGGTTCGGGTACCGGCCCAGCCGCATCGCCTACCTGGCCCAGCACGCGTGGGGCGACGCGGGCACCGGCGCCTGGCCGGATCTGGTGCCGGAGTCCGAGCGCAACAGCTACGACCTGCCCACGATCAAGAAGTGGCTGCGGGAGTTCCTGTGGCGGTTCATCCAGACCAGCCAGTTCAAGCGCTCGGCCATGCCGAACGGGCCGAAGGTCGGTTCGGGTGGTTCGCTGTCGCCGCGCGGCGACTGGCGCGCCCCGAGCGACGCGAGTGCGCGGGCCTGGCTGGACGAGCTGGAGGCGAACGTCCCCGGCTAA
- a CDS encoding CPBP family intramembrane glutamic endopeptidase, with protein sequence MRQNTAAPRLSSRTAVLGAVVVLAAATTLANRVLPGWAYPVCGVVTAGVLIGLARLAGYRSGELGLSPRDWRRAARTGGLTCLVVAAGFAVALAVPALRPLFHDGRVGQPSPADLVWLALVRIPFGTVVVEEVAFRGVLPALLGGGERWRWRPVLGASALFGLWHLLPSLALRRNAGVDAAVGALPLPLLSVLAMAGAAVAGVALCALRYAGRGVLAPALVHFALNSGGLVLAWFAGRGG encoded by the coding sequence ATGCGCCAGAACACCGCCGCCCCCCGCCTGTCCAGCCGGACCGCCGTCCTCGGCGCCGTCGTGGTCCTGGCGGCCGCCACCACGCTGGCCAACCGGGTGCTGCCCGGGTGGGCCTATCCCGTCTGCGGAGTGGTGACCGCGGGTGTCCTCATCGGACTCGCCCGCCTGGCCGGGTACCGGTCCGGCGAGCTGGGTCTGTCGCCGCGCGACTGGCGGCGCGCGGCCCGGACCGGCGGTCTCACCTGCCTCGTTGTCGCGGCCGGTTTCGCCGTCGCGCTGGCCGTGCCCGCGCTGCGGCCGCTGTTCCACGACGGGCGCGTCGGGCAACCGTCGCCGGCTGACCTGGTGTGGCTGGCGCTGGTGCGCATCCCGTTCGGCACCGTCGTCGTCGAAGAGGTCGCCTTCCGGGGCGTGCTGCCCGCACTGCTCGGCGGCGGCGAACGCTGGCGGTGGCGGCCCGTCCTCGGCGCATCCGCGTTGTTCGGGTTGTGGCACCTGCTGCCGTCACTGGCGCTGCGGCGCAACGCCGGCGTCGACGCCGCAGTCGGGGCCCTTCCCCTCCCCCTGCTGTCGGTCCTGGCGATGGCGGGCGCCGCCGTGGCCGGGGTGGCGCTGTGCGCACTGCGCTACGCCGGACGCGGCGTGCTGGCCCCCGCGCTGGTGCACTTCGCGCTCAACTCCGGCGGGCTCGTGCTCGCCTGGTTCGCCGGGCGCGGCGGTTAG
- a CDS encoding response regulator has product MIEVFLVDDHEVVRRGVADLLESDPGLSVIGEASTAGQALARVLALRPDVAVLDVQLPDGNGIELCRELRSRLPGLNVLILTSYTDEEAMLNAILAGAGGYVIKDVQGLQLLSAVREVGSGRSQLDTRAAATLMAKLRSDTPERGPLAALTDRERTLLDLIGEGLTNRQIAERMFLAEKTVKNYVSRLLTKLGLERRTQAAVLATKLREGR; this is encoded by the coding sequence ATGATCGAGGTGTTCCTGGTCGACGACCACGAGGTCGTCCGCCGTGGCGTCGCCGACCTGCTGGAGTCCGACCCCGGGCTGTCCGTCATCGGCGAGGCGTCCACCGCGGGGCAGGCACTGGCCCGGGTGCTCGCGCTGCGTCCGGACGTGGCGGTGCTCGACGTGCAGCTGCCCGACGGCAACGGCATCGAGCTGTGCCGGGAACTGCGCTCCCGGCTGCCCGGGCTGAACGTGCTGATCCTGACCTCCTACACCGACGAGGAGGCGATGCTCAACGCGATCCTCGCCGGTGCGGGCGGCTACGTGATCAAGGACGTCCAGGGCCTCCAGCTGCTGTCCGCGGTGCGCGAGGTCGGCTCGGGCCGTTCCCAGCTGGACACGCGCGCGGCCGCGACGCTGATGGCGAAGCTGCGCTCGGACACCCCGGAGCGCGGTCCGCTCGCCGCGCTGACCGACCGGGAGCGCACTCTCCTCGACCTCATCGGTGAAGGGCTGACCAACCGGCAGATCGCGGAGCGGATGTTCCTCGCCGAGAAGACGGTCAAGAACTACGTCTCCCGCCTGCTCACCAAACTCGGCCTGGAACGGCGGACCCAGGCCGCCGTCCTTGCGACGAAACTGCGGGAGGGCAGGTAG